The Alphaproteobacteria bacterium genomic interval TCCGGCCCGGCGGCAGGCGCCGCTGGCGCTGCAGCAGCGGCGGCAGGGGGGGCGGTGGCGGCCGAAGCGGCGGCGAAACTGGCCGGGTCACTGACTGTCAGATCGATCACCAGACGATCGGGGGCGCCATCGGCGGCGGCGAGCAGGAACGCCTGGCTAACCGCCGCCGGCGCCGACAGGTCAAGGACCAGACGCGAGGTGGCCGCATCGAACTGGCCAAAGCGAAAGCTGTGCACCACGCCGGCGCCGGTCTGACCAAGGGTGCCGGGCAACCGCCAGTCCACCGGCGGCAAGTCGACCACCACCCGCCTCGGCTCCACCAGGGTGAAGATACGGAACGGCACCGGCCCGGACAGGTCCAGGACCAGTCGGGTGCGGTCAGGATGGACGCCGAGCCGCACATCCATGACCTGGGGCCCGGCAGCGGCGGCGGGACCGGCCAGCGGCGCCAGAATGCCGACCAGCCCGACCGCCAGCCCGACCACCAGCCCGACCACCGGGGCGGCCAGCAGGCAGCCGGATACAAGGCGGCGAAGGCAGTCAAGAGTCGCAGTCATGTCAAGGACATATGGCAGATTCCTTGACTCGATGGGAAGCCCTTTGTCAGGCAGTCACGCGGTCGTGCCAGGCGGCGGACCCGGCGACGGCATGGTAAACGGACTCTGGCGCCCGACGGCGGCGGCCTGTATGGTGGCCAGGTTACATGCCGCAGGACGACCTTCGCCCGACTGGGTGGATCGGCCCGCCTGCGGCCGGTGATGGACGGGGCGCCATAATCCGGCACCGCCGCAACGCCACTCCCGGCATTCGTGCAGCGGCCCGTTATCGCAGTACCGCAAGACCATCCGGTGCCCACCGGCATTTCGCCACGGCCCGGCCAACAGGATCATTGCACACTTGGACACGCCCCGCCCCGCCCGCACCAACCTTCGCTTCAGGGCGACGCTGGCGTGCTCCTCTCCCATCGACCTTACTTCCCGCGCCGCTGTCCGCGCCCTTCGGGCCGCGCCTGATAGCCGTGCGCCGGATTCTGGAGCCATACATGACACGACGCATGCTCATCGACGCCACCCACGCGGGCGAAACCCGCGTGGCGGTGGTGGATTCCCGCAACAGGCTTGAAGACTTCGATTTTGAGACCGCCGCCAAGGCGCAGGTCAAAGGCAATGTCTATCTGGCCAAGGTGACGCGGGTAGAACCCTCCCTGCAGGCGGCCTTTGTTGAGTTCGGCGGCAATCGCCACGGCTTTCTGCCGTTCAACGAAATCCACACAGACTATTACCAGATTCCCGTCGCCGACCGCGAAGCCCTGACCGCCGAGGCGGACCGCGAAAGCGACGGCAATGGTGAGGCCAGCCACAACGAGGATGGCGACGGCGAGCCGGTGGAGACCGTCGGTGGCACCGACGACTCCGATGCCGATGAAGCCGAGGACCGGCGACGGCGCGCCTTCGCCCGCCGCTACAAGATTCAGGAAGTCATCAAGCGGCGGCAGATCCTGCTGGTTCAGGTGACCAAGGAAGAACGCGGCACCAAAGGCGCCGCGCTGACCACCTATCTGTCGCTGGCCGGACGCTATTGCGTCCTGATGCCCAACACACCGCGCGGCGGCGGCGTCAGCCGCAAGATCGCCAGCGCACAGGACCGCAAGCGCCTGCGCAGCGTTGTCGAAGAGATGCAACTGCCGGCCGGCATGGCGGTGATCGTCCGCACCGCCGGGCAGGACCGGACCAAGACCGAAATCAAGCGCGACTGCGACTATCTGATGCGGTTGTGGAGCGACATCCGCGAAAACACCATGAAATCCACGGCACCGGCATTGATTCATGCCGAGGGCGACCTGGTGCGCCGGTCCATCCGTGACCTCTACCGCGGCGAGATTGACGAGCTGCTGGTGGAAGGCGAGGAAGGCTATCGAGCCGCCAAGGATTTCATGCGGATGCTGATGCCGAGTCATGCCCGGCGCGTCAAACAGTATAAGAACGAATCCGTACCTCTGTTCCACGACTGCGGCATTGTCGGCCAGATCGACGATCTGCACGATCTGGACGTGAAGCTGCCTGCCGGCGGCTCCATCGTCATCAACCAGACCGAAGCGCTGGTCGCCATCGACGTCAATTCAGGCCGCGCCACCCGCGAACGCAATATCGAAGAGACCGCCTACAAGACCAACCTGGAGGCGGCGGACGAAGTGGCGCGGCAACTGCGCCTGCGTGACCTGGCCGGATTGATCGTCATCGACTTCATCGACATGGACGATACGCGCCATGTACATGCGGTGGAGCGACGGCTGAAGGCGGCCCTGGCCAACGACCGGGCACGTATCCAGCTTGGCCGCATCAGCCCCTTTGGCCTGATGGAAATGTCCCGTCAGCGCATGCGGCCCAGCCTGATCGAGGCAACCTATAATGTTTGTTCAACCTGCGGCGGCACCGGCCTGACCCGAAACATCCCGTCCAGCGCCCTGCACGTTCTGCGCGCGGCAGAAGAAAGCTGCATGCGGGGTGGCGGCAACCTGACGGTCCACACCGCGACGCCGGTAGCGCTGCACATACTCAACGACAAGCGCGACGACATGCTGCAGATCGAGCAGCGTTTTGGTGTGCGCCTGCGTATCCTGGGCGATGACAGCCTGACCCCGCCCGCCTACCGCATTGAAAGCGATCGGGGCGAAAGCGGCGAGGCCCGTCCGGAAAGCCGCGTCAGCCGGGGCGACGACCGCGCACGAAGTGAAGAAGCACCGCGCCAGGAAGAGCGACCCCGTGGCGAGGAGGAGGCGCGCGGCCGGCGACGGCCTCGTCGCGGCCGTCGGCGTGACGGCGGCGAAGGCGAAGCGTCATCTGCCGAGACCGGCGAAGAGGAGGTGTCAGCGACACCTGACGCGGAAGGGGACAGCCGCGAGCGAACGACGCGCGACAGTGAGGATGGCGACGGCCGGCCGCGGCGGCGCCGTGGCCGACGTGGCGGCAGACGCCGGCGGCGGCGCGATGAGTCCAGCGAGGCCGGCGAGTCCGGTCAGAATGACCAGGCGGCAGCCAGCGAACCAGCGCATGACGACCAGACGGGCGACGAGCAGGTTGGCGATGCCGCCAACGGCGCTGGAGGGGAACCGACCGGTGATGATGACGGGCGCGTAGCGGCGGCGGATGAAGCCACGCCGCCAGAACCCCGATCACGGCGACGGCCGAGCCGCGCACGTCGTGCCGCGAGCGCCGATGATGGCGCCGTCACCGAGGAGTCCGCTGACGGCCCTGGCATAAGCAGCGGCGACGAGAGCCGCGATGACAATACCATCGCCGCCACGGCTACCGACGAGTCGGCCAGCGCAAGCGGGACCGACGGCGAGACGGTCAAACCGGCGCGCCGCAGCCGCGCCAAGGCCAAGACCAAGACCGCCGGCAAGACCACGGCAAAGCCCGCCACCAAGAGTCGGACCCGCCGCAAGACACCAGCCAGAGCGGCCAGCACAGCGGCCGCGAACGGTGACAGCGATGGCGACGGTGCGCCCCAAGCAAGCGGTGGGCGGGGCACGGCCGTCGAGTCCGGCGGTGCGCCAGCGGCGGTTGAGACGCAGAGTCATTCTTCTGCGCGGCGTGACGCGGGCGACCATGCCTCAGTCAACGGCGCCAGCCTTTCGGCGGATGTTGATGGTGCGAGCGACAGCGCGAGCGACGATGGGGGCGATGGTGGCGCCAACAGCGCATCGCGACGCAAAGGGTGGTGGCAGCGGGCCTTTGGCTGACAGCCGGCCGCTGATGTCCGGCTAGTGCCAGGCCTTGAGCCGTCGCACACCCTCTTCCATGTCGGCGGTTGAGCCGGCGAAAGAGAAACGCAGATAGTGGTGACCGCGCCGGGTGTCGAAATCG includes:
- a CDS encoding Rne/Rng family ribonuclease — its product is MTRRMLIDATHAGETRVAVVDSRNRLEDFDFETAAKAQVKGNVYLAKVTRVEPSLQAAFVEFGGNRHGFLPFNEIHTDYYQIPVADREALTAEADRESDGNGEASHNEDGDGEPVETVGGTDDSDADEAEDRRRRAFARRYKIQEVIKRRQILLVQVTKEERGTKGAALTTYLSLAGRYCVLMPNTPRGGGVSRKIASAQDRKRLRSVVEEMQLPAGMAVIVRTAGQDRTKTEIKRDCDYLMRLWSDIRENTMKSTAPALIHAEGDLVRRSIRDLYRGEIDELLVEGEEGYRAAKDFMRMLMPSHARRVKQYKNESVPLFHDCGIVGQIDDLHDLDVKLPAGGSIVINQTEALVAIDVNSGRATRERNIEETAYKTNLEAADEVARQLRLRDLAGLIVIDFIDMDDTRHVHAVERRLKAALANDRARIQLGRISPFGLMEMSRQRMRPSLIEATYNVCSTCGGTGLTRNIPSSALHVLRAAEESCMRGGGNLTVHTATPVALHILNDKRDDMLQIEQRFGVRLRILGDDSLTPPAYRIESDRGESGEARPESRVSRGDDRARSEEAPRQEERPRGEEEARGRRRPRRGRRRDGGEGEASSAETGEEEVSATPDAEGDSRERTTRDSEDGDGRPRRRRGRRGGRRRRRRDESSEAGESGQNDQAAASEPAHDDQTGDEQVGDAANGAGGEPTGDDDGRVAAADEATPPEPRSRRRPSRARRAASADDGAVTEESADGPGISSGDESRDDNTIAATATDESASASGTDGETVKPARRSRAKAKTKTAGKTTAKPATKSRTRRKTPARAASTAAANGDSDGDGAPQASGGRGTAVESGGAPAAVETQSHSSARRDAGDHASVNGASLSADVDGASDSASDDGGDGGANSASRRKGWWQRAFG